One genomic segment of Nerophis lumbriciformis linkage group LG20, RoL_Nlum_v2.1, whole genome shotgun sequence includes these proteins:
- the LOC133619240 gene encoding uncharacterized protein, translated as MDDYCYAKMATSAKREHERESTSSKSPTEIKTKDEDVQQLFGHPEELQGGSSTLKQEASQPPHIKEEEEELWITQEGECLLGLDETDLTKLPLTIVCVKTEDDEEKPQVDNLLAPLSDSEAEDEVEVSLSSDTDCEGDMRTHTDNKHSECSQERTSKKCLSCSVCGKSFFKKNTLTKHMRRHTGEKAFTCSVCGKRFLHNADMVIHMRTHTGEKPFSCSVCGKSFTQSGTLIHHMKTHTGKKPFSCSVCAKSFSLKCNLAKHIRTHTGEKPFTCSVCGQSFTQEGNLAKHMRTHTGEKPFSCSVCSKSFTRKGSVNDHMRTHTGEKRFNCSVCGKCFSQKKCLTKHMKAHTE; from the coding sequence acgtccagcagctgtttGGTCATCCAGAAGAACTGCAGGGAGGGAGCTCCACTCTGAAGCAGGAGGCTTctcagcccccccacattaaagaggaagaggaggaactctggatcactcaggagggagagtgtcttctaggactgGATGAAactgatctcaccaagttgccaCTGACTATTGTctgtgtgaagactgaagatgatgaagagaaaccacaagtagacaacctcttagctccactatcagatagtgaggctgaagatgaGGTTGAAGTatctttgagcagcgatacagactgtgaaggcgatatgaggactcacactgacaacaaacactctgaatgctctcaAGAGAGGACAAGTAAAAaatgtttgagctgctcagtttgtggtaaaagcttttttaaaaagaacaccTTGACTAagcacatgagaagacacacaggagaaaaagcaTTTACttgctcagtttgtggtaaaagattCCTTCATAATGCAGACATGGtaatacacatgagaacgcacacgggagaaaaaccattcagctgttcagtttgtggtaaaagctttacGCAGAGTGGCACTTTGATTcatcacatgaaaacacacacagggaAAAAACCATTTAGCTGttcagtttgtgctaaaagctTTTCTCTCAAATGCAATTTGGCTAAACACAttagaacgcacacaggagaaaaaccgttTACGTGTTCAGTTTGCGGCCAAAGCTTTACTCAAGAAGGAAATTTGgctaaacacatgagaacgcacactggagaaaaaccatttagttgttcagtgtgcagCAAAAGCTTTACTCGAAAAGGCAGCGTGAATgaccacatgagaacgcacacgggtGAAAAACGATTTAATTGTTCAGTATGCGGTAAATGCTTTTCTCAAAAGAAAtgtttgactaaacacatgaaaGCACACACAGAATAA